caaattcttttgtaaatcctcttcaaagttcttttgcaaatagtcaaaggtaaatgaataagatttttgcgaagcattttcaaaatttgaaattttctccccctgtttcaaatgcttttcctttgactaaacaaaactccccctaaatgaaattctcctcttagtgttcaagagggttttgatatatcaattttgaaatgctacttttctcccccttttgaacacaataagataccaattttaaatttatcaattgaaaatcataccaattgaaaaatccttttttaaaattaggtggtggtgcggtccttttgctttgggctattattttctccccctttggcatgaatcgccaaaaacggagtcattagagcccttggatTTACTctatccccctttggtcataaataaatgagtgaagaatataccaaagtagaagagtgatctctcccccaaagatggagagttgctcggagcgacggcgaaggatgagttacggagtggaagcctttgtcttcgccgaagactccaattccctttcaatagacCTATgatttggtttgaaatagacttgagaacacattagtcatggcatatgaaagatacatgatcaaaggtatataaaggagctatgtgtgcaaatcaacaaaagaagttcctagaatcaagaatatttagctcatgcctaagtttgttaaaggtctgttcatcaagaggcttggtaaagatatcggctaattgatctttagtattaatgtatgaaatctcgatatctcccttttgttggtgaacccttaaaaagtgataccgaatggctatgtgtttagtgcggctatgctcaacgggattatccgccatgcggattgcactctcattatcacatagaagaggaactttggttaatttgtaaccgtagtccctaagagtttgcttcatccaaagtagttgcgcgcaacaatggcctgcggcaatgtactcggcctcggcggtagaaagagctatggaattttgcttctttgaagcccaagacaccaaggatcttcccaagaactggcaagtccccgatgtgctctttctattaatcttacaccccgcccaatcagcatcggaataaccaattaaatcaaatgtggatcccctaggataccaaagctcaaacttaggagtataaactaaatatctcaagattcgtttcacggccgtaaggtgagcttccttagggtcggcttggaatcttgcacacatgcatacagaaagcataatatccggccgagatgcacataaatagagtaatgaacctatcatcgaccgatataccttttgatcgacggatttacctccttcgtcgaggtcgagatgcccattggttcccatgggtgtcttgatgggtttggcatccttcattccaaacttgcttagaatatcttgattatactccgtttggcttaggaaggtgccctcttggagttgttttacttgaaatcctaagaaatacttcaactcccccatcatagacatctcgaatttttgtgtcatgatcctactaaattcttcacatgtagactcgttagtagacccaaatataatatcatcaacataaatttggcatacaaacaagtcattttcaagagttttagtgaataaagtaggatcgtcctttccgactttgaatccattagtgataagaaaatccctaaggcattcataccatgctcttggggcttgcttgagcccataaagcgccttagagagcttatagacatggttaggatactcactatcttcaaagacgggaggttgctcaacatagacctcttccttgattggtccattgaggaaggtgctcttcacgtccatttggtaaagcttgaagccatggtaagtagcataggccaataatatacgaattgactcaagcctagctacgggtgcataggtttcaccgaaatccaaaccttcgacttgggagtatcccttggccacaagtcgagctttgttccttgtcaccacaccatgctcgtcttgcttgttgcggaacacccatttggttcctacaacattttgattaggacgtggaactaaatgccatacctcattccttgtgaagttgttgagctcctcttgcattgccaccacccaatccgaatcttgaagtgcttcctctaccctgtgtggctcaatagaggaaacaaaagagtaatgctcacaaaaatgtgcaacacgagatctagtggttacccccttatgaatgtcgccgaggatggtgtcgacggggtgatctcgttggattgcttggtggactcttgggtgtggcgggctttgttcttcatcctccttgtcttgatcatttgcatttcccccttgatcattgccgtcatcttgaggtggctcatttgcttgatcttctacttcatcaacttgagcttcatcctcattttgagttggtggagatgcttgcgtggaggaggatggttgatcttgtgcatttggaggctcttcggattccttaggacacacatccccaatggacatgtttcttagcgcgatgcacggagcctcttcaatacctatctcatcaagatcaacttgctctacttgagagccgttagtctcatcaaacacaacgtcacaagaaacttcaacttgtccggaggacttgttaaagactctatatgcccttgtgtttgaatcatatctctactacttattaagtaagcaatagtagtctgcctctgACATGTTCTGCCAAGGCTGTGTTCTGCCCCGCTCTGGTTCTGCCATCTACGCGCGCCTTCTCCAGCAAAAAATATCATGTCCGCACAAGTTGAACCTGACTAGTTTAGCCATCAAACACAATATAGTTCAACATTAGAGATCTTACTATTAAGTCCGAGCCAACGCTTATAAGCTGCTCTATGTCTCCTTTACTAGACAGTATGGTACTAAGTTTTTTGCAAGACAATAAAACAACCGTGCGGGCGTTCTGGGCTGAATTTTTGGTGCGGCCCATACTCCATCTAGATTTGGGGCGGCCCATACCCCCGTCGATCCATCGTCTGAACCCTTCCTCCCTCTCACCCTCTCTCAATCTGAAACCCTAGCGCTCTCCTCCCTCCTCCCCACGCCTCCATCTCTCTCACCCCTCTCCCTCAACCGCCCCGATCTGGTTACCCGAGCGCGCATGGTGGAGACGGGAACGCCGACGAGCGCGCTCGTGCTCACGCCTCTATctcccccttctctctccctcaaCCACCATGATCCAGATACACAAGTACATGCGAGGCAGAGAGACAGGAGCAATATCCGGGATGATTCGGGCGAGCGCCTCACGTCCGCGGTTGTTGGGAGCTTCGCTCACCATCTCGTGCTCGCCTTTTACTCCGCTCATTCACCGGTAATGGGGTCGACGGCATGGATCAAAACCGCCTGGGTGCCTTGGCATCATTCAACCGCCGCTAAGCTCCATCTGCAACAAACTCGAGCGGCCCCGCCTCAAGTCTCCGTCAGCGGCCCCGGTCGTGCAGATCGTAGGGAACTTCGCCCCCATCGGTGAGCAGTCGCCGACTTCATCTCCAACGACTCCGGCGAAGACAGGCGACACCAGAGCGCGAGTCACAGAGATCACCATCATCACTGTGTCCGACAGCAGGGTCTCATGCCTCGTGTTTGGGACCAGAAAGGCATCGTTCCTCTTGGAGGTGCCGCTCGGCGTCGCTGTCTCGCTCTTCGACAAGGGCCATAGCAGGGGTCACACCGTTGATATCTGCGTCGTGATCCTGGAGCGCCTGAATCCTGTCGTACACACCCGCTAGGATGAACTGGATCCTGTTGTGATTGAAGGGTACCAGGTGGGTGGTGTCCCTGGTGGGTAGCTGATGACCACCACCAAGAAGGTTGTCCCCCTTCTCCTCTGTCTTACTGCCTCCGCATCTGCTTCTATAAAATTTTAGATGCAAGTACGTCGTTTAGACTTATCACTTCGTTGATTAATTGATTGAATCAGAGCTCCAAACATCGCAATCAAGGTTCACATTACATTCAGGTTTGATTGATCTATCATACATTTGTACATTAATAAAAAATTAGACTATTGTCTTCATGATAGCAGATCGGTTGGTTAGATCGACAGTGTGAGGGCAAGGTTGGCAATGGTGAACAAGGGCAAGGTCATCTCACTTCCTCGTCATGCAATCATCCATGTTGTCCATCCCCAAAGGCCACTACTCCGAAGTCGACATACAGACAAGGTAATATATTGAGTTGGACCAATAATCCTTCATATTTATTTATGTGAATTATGTTGTACTGGTGTCCTGTCCTTTTGTTTGTGCTTCATAATTTGTAATTCCTAGCTGCTGATATGGTCTGATGGATGGGAGGTGGCTGAAATCGTTCAGATAAGTGTCAATTTGTTGTTTTCTATTTTTATGAATGGTTTTTATTTCAGCATTAGTCAATCCTCCCATTGGAGTCTTGCTTAATGCCTTGATCTGATTTGGACTTTTAGGAGCAAAAGATTAGTCTTGATTGATGTGTTGCGATTAATTTCTACAAATTTCTTATTACTGACTAGAAAGGAGGGTTGACATGATGCCTTTCCCTGGGATAAATCTATTAATTTAGTTTAGATGAGGAATTTATTTAGACAATTGAAACTAATGATTACAATAGTAAACTAAGGAAGTAGGACTCGGATGGGTTTATGCTGTTGGTAAGTATGAACCTGTAAGTCACTACTTACAGAGAGCAAAACATATGATCATCTTGGTCCGTTCACATCAATAGGCTGACCATGTAGCCACATGCTTTTTATATAAGCAGAACATCTTCCAAATGAGATAAGTTTTATCTTCTCGCCAACACCTATACTTCTTTGTTCATCTTCTAATTCTATGCAGGTAGCTTTGATGGCAAATGCACTATATGGTGTGTGGGCGAAATACCGTATGCAAATTACAGGTATATACTCTCTCGTTTTTAAATATATGACGTTATTGACTTTTTTTTGAAAACTGTGACCACTCGTCTTATTTAAAACATTTATTCAAAAATATAAAATTTCAACGCGTAACCTACAAGGGAGAATGGTCGGACTCCTCATCGTCCCCTGCCTCCCACGGTGGTCCGAGGGGACATGACCACATGGGTATGGATATATGGCGCCACCTGGGACGAAATCTTGAGGAATACCGTGGAGTTGTCGCTCTTCATTGATTGATTGAATATGTTGCGTCGTCGTGGGAGAGGGAGGGCATTCAGTTTGTGGCAAGAATTGGATGCCAACATGTCTGTTGGCCTAGCGTCTGCGGCACTGCTTGCGTTGTTCGATCCTTGCTAGGCTTTGCACAACTCTCTTCTGTTGCATTTGCTTGGTGTAGCCTCCACGCAGTTCTGGCGCAACACAGCACCGCTTGCCTGCTTCCCTTGGGATATGCCATCGTCAGGAAAATTGCGGTGTCTATGAGGATCCCATTGCCCTGCACATTTCATCACTGTTTGGCACTTTGGAGTTCCATAGTTCATGTTTAGCAGTGGCAGGATCTAGGCATAAGCTTTTCTAAATACGTTTAAATGCTAGATCTCACACTGATGTTCAGTAGCGAATTTAGCTCCTCCTTTTTAAAAACCTGAAAGTATATTAAATACATCAACCTTTGTATTGAATATTTTATTATAGTGTGCCATTATGCCATCTACAATAAGTCGTAGATCACTTCCACTTGCATGAGCATTCACTGCAGTCCTCGACAGTATAGACTCGAGAGCCCAACCCGACCTGAGCTGATCTGGAAGGAGGGTTGTCGTCTGGTGTCCCCTGGTTCCGATGCCCATGGTGGTGGCAGCACCTGTCCAGCTAAACCTCGACGAGGCCCATCATGGGACCACCGCAGCGTCTACTGCTTTGAGAAAGCAGATCGACGAGGGCACCTACGGGTAACACCCCCTCCTCCCTAATTGATCTGGTGATTATTCTACCTGTCTACTCTCCTAATCCACTGATTCACTTCATTACTTGGCCACCGCTGGCAGTGAAGTGTACATGGCGAAGGAGACGGACTGGATCTGCATGATGTTACATGAGCATGAGGGTTGTGGACTTGAATTCCACAATTAATACACACATGAAAAAACTGCCAGGGATTAAGTCTGACTGCGTGATGATGTCTGACGCTCCTGTTCAGCAGGTAAGGTAGCCATCATCCTTTTATAGTTGTATATTTGGATTTTCTTTTGCAAAAAACTGTACCACCTATCAATATCACCCTAGAAGATGGTAGATTTCATATGAGCAGTGGTGGAAGAGCTGTCGATCAGCCACCGCATCAACACATCCTGGTGGATGCACGCCCCTTGGGTATGACCTGGTCCTAGAAAATTAATAGTCGATTCATATCCAGTGGTGCTGCTTCGTCTTTCGATCAAGATGGGCAACCTATAGGTAGGGTTTAGTGTAGTCCATGCTGGGCCACAATGATCTGTCTGTGTCCATATGAGTAATTTGTCTGTAATTAAtgttttgattttttttctttctgCTATAAATTTTCATTAGACTTTCACTCCCTTTTCTTTTGAAAAAGGAAGGATAAAAACTTACAAACAAGATGGATCATGGATGCCAGCAAAGACGTGTTTTCAGTCTTTTTCAGTTTTAGAAACGAGGCCCAATATTCAGCACACAAATATTTCTTGTAGGTTATGAACCTCTCCCATTTTTTATGTTTTAGCCAACTTATGTGCAATACCAGTGGTACCTTGCAGGTTGTAGATTTTGGACTGACAAAACTTTTAGAAATTAGAACTACATCATAGTCACTCCCATCACTACAAGTTGTTGGTACATTTGGTTACATGCCTTCAGAGTAAGTACTCAAGGTATCAACGCCAACTATGTTGTTCCGTTATTGAGTTCACATGAATGTGCACACTCTCAAAATAATATCAGTATAATTTGATAGACCAAACTGTTGCTTATACAATTAGTAATTTAGTACCAAAGAGTTGTCTGATTGATAAGTATGCTTGATATGGTGAGGCTTCTCCTAAGGTGGATGTCTACGCTTTTGGTATAGTCTTGTATGAACTTCTTTCAGCCAAAGAACATCATAATTCGTTAATGCACAAGGTCTGTTTTATTTGGTAATTTGTCCATCTGATCAGTTTTCAATTTTGTATCGCATTTCAATTTTTTCAGAACATATGTCTCTTGATGCTTTCTTTGTCTGTGTTCAATGTCTTGCTATGTTTCCTATATAGGTTATGTTTCTCAAGTTTGAGCCTCGACAATGCCTGCTTATTCTGGCATCTTGATTTCTTACTGCTACATTTCGCCCTCTTGTAGTCCGGTTACGAGCGCCTTTGCTGCCTCCGGTGCATACAGACGTGACCACAACTTCGCAACGGCTTGTGTCTACCGTGTCCCCAAGCATATGAGGGAGGATCAGGTGATAGAATGTACCCAATGCAGCTGTAGGGGCTGTGCCAATGGTGACTATCAGACTCGGACGAATGTTGGGAGTGGGTTATAAATTAGCGTTGATACATATGTGCATTTTTTGATAGTATTTAATCCATATAAAAATACCATTATTCCTGAATTCTACTGCTCTAAAAAATACAATGAAGATCATGAAAAGACACTTCAAAAGTTATCGGTCGCTTTTGTTGCTTTCTAATTTGATTTTTTTGTTAGTGTCGAGGTGAGATCCGCAATCCTCCTGCCAGTATCTTCTTCCTTAATTGAACTCTTGGGGTACCAAATTTGAGTTAATTAAACTCCTTATATGTAATTGAATGTTTGAATCTGTAGTATGAAACAatgtcaaatttattttgattggcTGGGATAAGGATCACCTCtatttcatttttctttccttaacaaTAGTGATTCATCTATTCTTTAGGCTCGTCGACCACTCCAAAAGTCTAGATTTCACCATCTGAAATCACTTGCTTCTTATTCTTCCTGAATTCATCTATTTTTTGGTTATGTGCCATCATAGATCTACTTTTTTGTCTATTCTAACTAAATGTTCCTTTTTAAATTTATTTTATGTGTTCATGCAACCAAAGTTGTCTTAAACTTATTGAATTTTAGTTTGTTAAGAATTTTTATATAGTTACAAAGTTATTAAATTTTTTCATACTCTTGTGACGAGTGCCATTGTACAAGTCGATGTTGCTCCCTTCAAGCAGTGGTACATCACCCACTACAGAGTGGACATCGGTAGGAAGATGCATGTTGCCAACAAGGATGCAGCTAAGGTATATTCATGCAATTTAAGGTTTAATTGATGTTTGCCCTTAGAATGGGTTGACTTTATAGTTTATGGATTGTTGTATTTGGTGAATAGTTGCTTGCTAGATATCTTACTACTGCAGTGTTTTTAACATGTGCACTTATTTGTCTTGTGGTTTTTCAATGATCTCTTCCTTCTCAATGATCAACATGTTGTATTTCATTAGCTACTTTTGATTTTTGCAATCATTATCTCATGATGTTTTTTGTAGGGAAAACAATAGTTAAATTAAAATTTTCTTTCTATAGCTCAATTGATGTTTCCTATAACTGACCATTTATTGTTTGTGTAGGGATAAGAGGGTGAGGCTATATCCGAGGAAACAAAGAAGAGCAACCATGTGCAGAGGAAGATTGAGAAGCGCCAGCAGGGTCGTGCACTTGACACTCATATTGAAGAGCAATTTGGTAGTGGGAGATTGTTGGCTTGCGTTTCTTCCAGCCCTGGACTGTGGCCGAGCTGATGGGTAAGGAATACTAGATTTCTTGTGTCATGTCTTAGACATTAATTCTCATTTTGTGTTTTGGTCCATGCCATATGGCATTAGCATATGGAATTAAGATATTTATGCCCGTCGATCTTATATTACGGATGAAAGAAAGCCAGAAGTGGACAGTAGGAGATATGTTGAGTTGCATCTATGCATTCTGTCACAAATAGGACCATTTCACCTCGCTTAAGTAGCTTACAGTTTACAGATGAATTATCCTGACAGTTGTTGGGCATTCCCTTTTATTGGTGAGCTACATCCTTGAGGCTAACCTACAATGGCATTTTCTTTTATTGGTCAGCTACATCTTTGAGGGTAACGTGGTCGAGCTCTACATGAATAAGCTccagaggaagaagggcaagggtGCTGCATCTTAGAGCATTCTTTTAGCTAGAACAACAGAATATCTTCTACTTGGGGTTAATGCACGACATGCTTCAAATGAGCGAAATGCCAGACTTATAGTTATTTGTTGTTTTTAATGCCACATGCTTCATGTAAGCAGATTTGCATATTTATCATTCGATCAACTCAACTTGGTCAATAATTGTGTCATCATCCATTATTAAGTGTATGCTCGTACGTTGTTATAGAGTAAACATGTTATGATAAGATACATTGAGGTGCAGAAGCATTAATTGTCGTTTAATGCTCTTGTTAGCATCCTTTAAGGGTTAAGATTATTTACATACCTTAAAAATATATACTCTGCCATGAAAAGCAAACTATCACGAAATATTTTTATGGATTTTATCTTTATTGATGAAGATAAAAATATAGTTATGTAAATAATCTTAACCTTTAAAAGGTGCTAACCATAGCATAGAACAATAACAAATGCTTCTGTATCTCAATGTATCTTATCAGAATATGTTttactccgtagcaacgcacgggcatacacctagtcctagtaaaaagccttctactgtcttaggagcaaatttagattttctacctcttttaacaagaataaagcatttgctaccaaagactctaaaatatgaaatattgggctttttaccggttaggagttcataagatgtcttcttgaggattcgatgtagatataaccagttgatggcgtagcaggcggtgttgactgcctcggcccaaaaccgatccgaagtcttatactcatcaagcatggttcttgccatgtccaatagagttcgattcttcctctccactacaccattttgttgtggggtgtagggataagagaactcatgcttgatgccctcctcctcaaggaagccttcgatttgagagttcttgaactccgtcccattgtcgcttctaattttcttgatcctcaagccgaactcattttgagcccgtctcaagaatccctttaatgtttcttaggtatgagatttttcctgcaaaaagaacacccaagtgaagcgagaataatcatccacaataactagacagtacttactcccgccgatgcttatgtagccAATCggtccgaatagatccatgtgtaggagctccagtggtctgtcggtcgtcattatgttcttgtgtggatggtgagcaccaacttgctttcctgcttggcatgcgctacaaaccctgtctttctcaaaatgaacatttgttaatcctaaaatgtgctctccctttagaagcttgtgaagattcttcatcccaacatgggctagtcggcggtgccagagccaacccatgttagtcttagcaattaagcaagtgtcgagttcagctctatcaaaatctaccaagtatagctgaccctctaacactcccttaaatgctattgaatcatcacttcttctaaagacagtgacacctacatcagtgaatagacagttgtagcccattttgcataattgagatacaaaaagcaaattgtaatctaaagaatctacaagaaaaacattggaaatagaatggtcaggggatatagcaattttacccaatcctttgaccaaaccttgatttccatccccgaatgtgatagctcgttggggatcttggtttttctcgtaggaggagaacatcttcttctcccctatcatgtggtttgtacacccgctgtcgataatccaacttgagcccccggatgcataaacctacaaaacaagtttagttcttgactttaggtacccaaatggttttgggtcctttggcattagacataagaactttgggtacccaaacacaagtctttgaccccttgtgcttgcccccaacatatttggcaactaccttgtcggattt
This portion of the Zea mays cultivar B73 chromosome 2, Zm-B73-REFERENCE-NAM-5.0, whole genome shotgun sequence genome encodes:
- the LOC118476231 gene encoding uncharacterized protein — its product is MVETGTPTSALVLTPLSPPSLSLNHHDPDTQVHARQRDRSNIRDDSGERLTSAKPPGCLGIIQPPLSSICNKLERPRLKSPSAAPVVQIVGNFAPIGEQSPTSSPTTPAKTGDTRARVTEITIITVSDSRVSCLVFGTRKASFLLEVPLGVAVSLFDKGHSRGHTVDICVVILERLNPVVHTR